In a single window of the Agromyces sp. H17E-10 genome:
- a CDS encoding SHOCT domain-containing protein, which translates to MNFWNNFWDLIWWFFWAFAFIAYLFALFAIIGDLFRDHKLNGWWKAVWIIFLIFVPFLTALIYLIARGRGMAERSARDAQAAQDAADAYIRQTAGASSASDEIAKAKALLDAGTITQAEYDALKAKALA; encoded by the coding sequence ATGAATTTCTGGAACAACTTCTGGGACCTGATCTGGTGGTTCTTCTGGGCGTTCGCGTTCATCGCCTACCTCTTCGCCCTGTTCGCGATCATCGGTGACCTCTTCCGCGACCACAAGCTCAACGGTTGGTGGAAAGCCGTCTGGATCATCTTCCTGATCTTCGTGCCGTTCCTGACGGCACTGATCTACCTGATCGCCCGTGGCCGCGGCATGGCCGAGCGCTCGGCGCGCGACGCGCAGGCCGCGCAGGACGCCGCCGACGCCTACATCCGCCAGACCGCCGGCGCCTCCAGTGCTTCTGACGAGATCGCGAAGGCCAAGGCCCTGCTCGACGCCGGCACGATCACGCAGGCCGAGTACGACGCCCTCAAGGCCAAGGCGCTCGCCTAA
- a CDS encoding DUF998 domain-containing protein, translating into MSEASSWRRVIARPTASAESVESFALVIGTIAFVVGVVVATPLFWGRDLAISGRGSVGEFAAIAGGLVAGAAFVIARVLVRRDLSRGADPFEVPGARLHWFDILALGVAHAVIALLGWLGLANILERSFQGAVVFTIPAIVLAGVALALSAYVGFLSGANLTPSLLSLVLAVFLVVGVIASMLSASDPLWWQMNLSALGMTDDLSAFAFNLTLVIAGVIVTTIARYGTISLPVVTPGDQRRRRTVRVLLVVIGIFLACVGIFHVDDFFVIHNSVATGMAVAFAVLVFALARLVPPMPKAFVVLGYVYVAVIVVLGVFFAIGYYNLTAVELVAAMLIFSWIIVFLRNVGAIQQRGNGRRAGASVEAADAAADAAAAV; encoded by the coding sequence GTGAGTGAAGCATCGTCGTGGCGCAGGGTGATCGCCCGTCCGACCGCATCGGCGGAGTCCGTCGAGAGCTTCGCGCTCGTCATCGGCACGATCGCGTTCGTCGTCGGCGTCGTCGTGGCGACCCCGCTGTTCTGGGGTCGTGACCTCGCCATCTCGGGTCGCGGCTCGGTCGGCGAGTTCGCGGCGATCGCGGGCGGGCTCGTCGCCGGCGCCGCGTTCGTCATCGCTCGGGTGCTCGTGCGTCGCGACCTGTCGCGGGGAGCCGACCCGTTCGAGGTGCCCGGCGCCCGACTCCACTGGTTCGACATCCTCGCCCTCGGCGTCGCGCACGCGGTCATCGCCCTGCTCGGCTGGTTGGGGCTCGCGAACATCCTGGAGCGCAGCTTCCAGGGCGCCGTCGTGTTCACGATCCCCGCGATCGTCCTCGCGGGCGTCGCCCTCGCGCTGAGCGCGTACGTCGGGTTCCTGAGCGGGGCGAACCTCACGCCGAGCCTGCTGTCGCTCGTGCTCGCGGTCTTCCTCGTGGTCGGCGTGATCGCCTCGATGCTGAGCGCGAGCGACCCGCTGTGGTGGCAGATGAACCTGTCGGCGCTCGGCATGACCGACGACCTGTCGGCCTTCGCGTTCAACCTCACGCTCGTCATCGCGGGCGTCATCGTCACCACGATCGCCCGCTACGGCACGATCTCGCTGCCCGTCGTGACGCCGGGCGACCAGCGCCGCCGGCGCACCGTGCGCGTGCTCCTCGTCGTCATCGGCATCTTCCTCGCGTGCGTCGGCATCTTCCACGTCGACGACTTCTTCGTCATCCACAACTCGGTCGCGACCGGCATGGCGGTCGCGTTCGCGGTGCTCGTGTTCGCGCTCGCCCGGCTCGTGCCGCCGATGCCGAAGGCCTTCGTCGTGCTCGGCTACGTGTACGTCGCGGTGATCGTCGTGCTCGGCGTCTTCTTCGCGATCGGCTACTACAACCTCACCGCGGTCGAGCTCGTCGCGGCGATGCTCATCTTCAGCTGGATCATCGTGTTCCTCCGCAACGTCGGGGCGATCCAGCAGCGCGGCAACGGCCGCCGGGCGGGCGCCTCCGTCGAGGCGGCGGATGCCGCGGCCGACGCCGCCGCGGCCGTGTAG
- a CDS encoding GAP family protein produces MGNVIGDILPLAVGIAISPIPIIAAILMLLSPKAKGTSVGFLIGWVLGIVVAVVLFTLLASVLPESDADASKPIAGIIKLVLGALLLLLAVKQWRGRPKPGEDPELPKWMSAIDGMTAGKGLGLGFLLSAVNPKNLIMAVGAGTVIGSAGISAGEQTIAIVVFVLIAACTVAIPVIGYLLASKQMAGPLESLRKWLVHNNATVMAVLLLVIGVVMIGKGIASF; encoded by the coding sequence ATGGGCAACGTCATCGGAGACATCCTCCCCCTCGCCGTCGGTATCGCGATCAGCCCGATCCCGATCATCGCGGCCATCCTGATGCTCCTCTCGCCGAAGGCGAAGGGCACGAGCGTCGGCTTCCTGATCGGCTGGGTGCTCGGCATCGTCGTCGCCGTGGTGCTGTTCACCCTGCTCGCCTCGGTGCTGCCCGAGAGCGACGCGGATGCCTCCAAGCCGATCGCAGGCATCATCAAGCTCGTCCTCGGCGCGCTCCTGCTGCTGCTCGCCGTGAAGCAGTGGCGCGGCCGGCCGAAGCCCGGCGAGGACCCGGAGCTGCCGAAGTGGATGTCGGCGATCGACGGGATGACGGCGGGCAAGGGCCTCGGGCTCGGCTTCCTCCTCTCCGCCGTGAACCCCAAGAACCTCATCATGGCCGTCGGCGCCGGCACGGTGATCGGCTCCGCGGGCATCTCCGCGGGCGAGCAGACGATCGCGATCGTCGTCTTCGTGCTCATCGCCGCGTGCACGGTCGCGATCCCCGTGATCGGCTACCTGCTCGCCTCGAAGCAGATGGCCGGGCCCCTCGAGTCGCTGCGCAAGTGGCTCGTGCACAACAACGCGACGGTCATGGCCGTGCTGCTGCTGGTCATCGGCGTCGTCATGATCGGCAAGGGCATCGCGAGCTTCTGA
- a CDS encoding SulP family inorganic anion transporter: MTTARPLAGLTRKNLGRELVAGVTLIAIAIPLNIGYAQIAGLPPTAGLYALIVPTVIYALVVSSRQVVASPDAAAAALVASSIGGLAAAGSADYATLALAQAILCGVMFLLLSAFKLGFLANFLSKPILVGFVGGLALDILISQIAKMLGVKIPSGGEFIEKTTALVEGLGTANPVAIVISALSVVVLLLGKRYLRAVPWALVVLVLSTIAVYLLDLDDAGVDVLGAVPAGPPTLTWPIIDWSMWFALIPSAMALTLVTTAEGLLVSRSYGEKRGYSTNPNRDLFAFGLGNIAAGASGSFAVGSSTSRTAAMDQSGSRTQLPSLVLAVGTLLLLLFGTALLADIPSPAIGAIVGVAILPLLGVKEFIGLWKADRFEFAIGAACFLTTLLVGAIPGILVAFVLALINLAQRASHPAIDVLQAGGEPGDSLLDEAPKGHVTAPGVVVVRLAAPLFFANGAVFSDAVKRAVTSAVAAGNGPVRHVVVDMEAVTDIDVTGAESFEALLAWLEREHVDLSFSRMRPGARARLVELGLLGDRETYETNRAALAALTEGGVR, encoded by the coding sequence GTGACGACCGCACGACCGCTCGCGGGGCTCACCCGCAAGAACCTCGGCCGCGAGCTCGTCGCGGGTGTGACGCTCATCGCGATCGCGATCCCGCTCAACATCGGCTACGCCCAGATCGCCGGGCTGCCGCCGACCGCGGGGCTCTACGCCCTCATCGTGCCGACCGTGATCTACGCGCTCGTCGTGTCGAGCCGGCAGGTCGTCGCCTCGCCCGACGCTGCCGCCGCAGCCCTCGTCGCGAGCTCGATCGGCGGGCTGGCCGCCGCGGGCAGCGCCGACTATGCGACGCTCGCGCTCGCCCAGGCGATCCTCTGCGGTGTCATGTTCCTGCTGCTGTCGGCGTTCAAGCTGGGGTTCCTCGCGAACTTCCTGTCGAAGCCGATCCTCGTCGGCTTCGTCGGGGGTCTGGCCCTCGACATCCTGATCAGCCAGATCGCGAAGATGCTCGGCGTGAAGATCCCGTCGGGCGGCGAGTTCATCGAGAAGACGACCGCGCTCGTCGAGGGGCTCGGCACGGCCAACCCCGTCGCCATCGTGATCTCGGCGCTGTCCGTCGTCGTGCTGCTGCTCGGCAAGCGGTACCTGCGGGCGGTGCCGTGGGCGCTCGTCGTGCTCGTGCTCTCGACGATCGCGGTCTACCTGCTCGACCTCGACGACGCGGGCGTCGACGTGCTCGGCGCGGTGCCGGCCGGCCCGCCCACGCTCACGTGGCCGATCATCGACTGGTCGATGTGGTTCGCGCTCATCCCCTCGGCGATGGCGCTCACGCTCGTGACCACGGCCGAGGGCCTGCTCGTCTCCCGCTCCTACGGCGAGAAGCGCGGCTACTCGACGAACCCGAATCGCGACCTGTTCGCCTTCGGCCTCGGCAACATCGCGGCCGGCGCATCGGGCAGCTTCGCGGTCGGGTCGTCGACCTCGCGCACCGCGGCGATGGACCAGTCCGGTTCGCGCACGCAGCTGCCGTCGCTCGTGCTCGCGGTCGGCACGCTGCTGCTGCTGCTGTTCGGCACCGCGCTGCTCGCCGACATCCCGTCGCCCGCGATCGGTGCGATCGTGGGCGTCGCGATCCTGCCGCTGCTGGGCGTCAAGGAGTTCATCGGCCTCTGGAAGGCCGACCGCTTCGAGTTCGCGATCGGCGCGGCCTGCTTCCTCACGACGCTCCTCGTCGGCGCGATCCCCGGCATCCTCGTCGCGTTCGTGCTCGCGCTCATCAACCTCGCCCAGCGGGCGTCGCATCCTGCGATCGACGTGCTGCAGGCAGGCGGCGAGCCGGGCGACTCGCTGCTCGACGAGGCGCCGAAGGGGCACGTCACGGCACCGGGCGTCGTCGTCGTGCGCCTGGCCGCGCCGCTCTTCTTCGCGAACGGCGCGGTGTTCAGCGACGCGGTCAAGCGCGCGGTCACGAGCGCGGTCGCCGCCGGCAACGGCCCGGTGCGCCACGTCGTGGTCGACATGGAGGCCGTGACCGACATCGACGTGACGGGCGCCGAGAGCTTCGAGGCGCTGCTCGCCTGGCTCGAGCGCGAGCACGTCGACCTGTCGTTCAGCCGCATGCGGCCCGGGGCGAGGGCTCGGCTCGTCGAGCTCGGCCTGCTCGGCGACCGGGAGACCTACGAGACCAACCGCGCGGCGCTCGCCGCACTGACCGAAGGGGGAGTGCGATGA
- a CDS encoding DUF1214 domain-containing protein — MSTTVSIDNFTRVETDTMIERMLPIIGALGVFHHDRELAPLDQQPVIRQNRDTLYSVAVVDIARGGATLTIPEVGDRYISVMVINQDHYINRVFHGAGRHELTKAEFGTDYVVVAARLLFDPTSSADLAEVHRLQDALSIETAEQRPFSHPDYDDVSHREVREALLVLGKTMGGLTHCFGTADAVDPVRHLVGTAVGWGGLPDDEAQYVMVDPRLSTGRYAMTFGADVPADAFWSVSVYNAAGYFEPGPSGITNVNSVFAAKDPDGSTTVRLGDWEDGTPNRIPLPEGWNLLIRLYRPRLDDLARWSVPEIIAS; from the coding sequence ATGAGCACCACCGTCAGCATCGACAACTTCACGCGGGTCGAGACCGACACGATGATCGAGCGGATGCTGCCGATCATCGGTGCACTCGGCGTGTTCCACCACGACCGCGAGCTCGCGCCCCTCGATCAGCAGCCGGTCATCCGCCAGAACCGCGACACCCTCTACTCGGTCGCCGTCGTCGACATCGCCCGAGGTGGTGCGACGCTCACGATCCCCGAGGTCGGCGACCGCTACATCTCGGTGATGGTCATCAACCAGGACCACTACATCAACCGGGTCTTCCACGGAGCCGGGCGGCACGAGCTCACGAAGGCCGAGTTCGGCACGGACTACGTCGTCGTCGCGGCGCGTCTCCTGTTCGACCCGACGAGCTCGGCCGACCTCGCAGAGGTGCACCGCCTGCAGGACGCGCTCTCGATCGAGACCGCCGAGCAGCGACCGTTCTCGCACCCCGACTACGACGACGTGAGCCACCGCGAGGTGCGCGAGGCGCTCCTCGTGCTCGGCAAGACGATGGGCGGTCTGACGCACTGCTTCGGCACGGCCGACGCCGTCGACCCGGTGCGTCACCTCGTCGGCACGGCGGTCGGGTGGGGCGGGCTGCCCGATGACGAGGCGCAGTACGTGATGGTCGACCCGCGGCTGTCCACCGGACGCTACGCGATGACGTTCGGCGCAGACGTCCCCGCCGACGCGTTCTGGTCGGTCAGCGTCTACAACGCCGCCGGCTACTTCGAGCCGGGTCCGAGCGGCATCACGAACGTCAACTCGGTGTTCGCCGCGAAAGACCCCGACGGCTCCACCACAGTCCGGCTCGGCGACTGGGAGGACGGCACCCCCAATCGCATCCCGCTCCCCGAGGGCTGGAATCTCCTGATCCGGCTCTACCGTCCGCGTCTCGACGATCTCGCCCGCTGGTCGGTGCCCGAGATCATCGCCAGCTGA
- a CDS encoding DUF2017 family protein, whose product MIVAGLGGGEGVRLVLESEEAMLLSELADQVDSVLLLGEPSDPALGRLLPSAYPDDAEASAEFNRYTRESLVDGKRQAAQRVRDATAVTGTGDGVVQIELDQSEAWGWLTFLTDLRLILAERVGAADDLDELDLDTVDADGDDDEDDASETRDDYLRAAYEWAGFVQGSMLEVLDPTDR is encoded by the coding sequence GTGATCGTCGCGGGCCTCGGCGGCGGCGAGGGCGTCCGGCTCGTGCTCGAGTCGGAGGAGGCGATGCTGTTGTCCGAGCTCGCCGACCAGGTCGACTCGGTGCTGCTGCTCGGCGAGCCGAGCGACCCCGCGCTCGGCCGGTTGCTGCCGAGCGCCTACCCCGACGACGCCGAGGCGTCGGCCGAGTTCAACCGGTACACGCGCGAGAGCCTCGTCGACGGCAAGCGGCAGGCCGCCCAGCGGGTGCGCGACGCGACCGCCGTCACCGGCACCGGCGACGGCGTCGTGCAGATCGAGCTCGACCAGTCGGAGGCGTGGGGCTGGCTGACCTTCCTCACCGATCTCCGCCTCATCCTCGCGGAGCGCGTCGGTGCGGCCGACGACCTCGACGAACTCGACCTCGACACGGTCGACGCCGACGGCGACGACGATGAGGACGACGCCTCCGAGACCCGCGACGACTACCTGCGCGCGGCCTACGAGTGGGCGGGGTTCGTGCAGGGGTCCATGCTCGAGGTGCTCGACCCGACCGATCGCTGA
- a CDS encoding mechanosensitive ion channel family protein, with the protein MDDWWKTLEINGWSIAAVVVTLLATWILAHFARKGVRAGLARVPTLTPAVGVLAESIVVYGIWLGGIGIALTFIGASVQPLLAVVLIVLVVLVLVLRGIADNFAAGVVLQTRRPLAVGDEIESGDYTGTVHEINGRSVIIRTADGRTVHVPNAQILSDPLVNHSEHGSRRSEIEVRTGGQRVDAAGETSFREAIVDAAAGAQGVHRKQGVHVRPITLGSGRAVYRVQFWHHPLHGVAVTADVVDAVAAKLAVLDVDAVVTSAPPPSPLAMATEL; encoded by the coding sequence GTGGACGACTGGTGGAAGACGCTCGAGATCAACGGCTGGAGCATCGCGGCCGTCGTGGTGACCCTGCTCGCGACATGGATCCTCGCCCACTTCGCTCGCAAGGGCGTGCGCGCGGGACTCGCCAGGGTGCCGACCCTGACCCCCGCCGTGGGCGTGCTCGCCGAGAGCATCGTGGTCTACGGCATCTGGCTGGGTGGCATCGGCATCGCGCTGACGTTCATCGGCGCCTCGGTGCAGCCGCTGCTCGCGGTGGTCCTGATCGTGCTCGTCGTGCTCGTGCTCGTGCTCCGCGGCATCGCCGACAACTTCGCGGCCGGCGTCGTGCTGCAGACGCGCCGCCCGCTCGCCGTCGGCGACGAGATCGAGAGCGGCGACTACACGGGCACCGTGCACGAGATCAACGGACGGTCGGTCATCATCCGCACGGCCGACGGTCGCACGGTGCACGTGCCGAACGCCCAGATCCTCTCCGATCCCCTCGTCAACCACTCCGAGCACGGGTCGCGGCGCAGCGAGATCGAGGTGCGTACGGGCGGGCAGCGGGTGGATGCCGCGGGGGAGACGTCGTTCCGCGAGGCGATCGTCGACGCGGCCGCGGGTGCCCAGGGGGTCCACCGCAAGCAGGGCGTGCACGTGCGCCCGATCACGCTGGGTTCCGGTCGGGCCGTCTACCGGGTGCAGTTCTGGCACCATCCGCTGCACGGCGTCGCCGTGACGGCCGACGTCGTCGACGCGGTCGCCGCGAAGCTCGCGGTGCTCGACGTCGACGCCGTGGTCACGAGCGCCCCGCCGCCGTCCCCGCTCGCCATGGCGACCGAGCTCTGA
- the clpS gene encoding ATP-dependent Clp protease adapter ClpS — MTDTLEELDLDLAAHGAAAVPWRVVVWDDPVNLMSYVSYVFRSYFGYPRDEAERLMLRVHTEGRAVVASGNREAMEQHVHAMHGYGLQATVSRGDT; from the coding sequence GTGACCGACACGCTCGAAGAACTCGATCTCGACCTCGCGGCGCACGGCGCCGCCGCGGTGCCGTGGCGAGTGGTCGTGTGGGACGACCCGGTCAACCTCATGAGCTACGTGAGCTACGTGTTCCGCAGCTACTTCGGCTATCCGCGCGACGAGGCCGAGCGTCTCATGCTGCGCGTGCACACCGAGGGTCGCGCCGTCGTCGCGTCGGGCAATCGAGAGGCGATGGAGCAGCACGTGCACGCCATGCACGGCTACGGGCTGCAGGCGACCGTCTCGAGGGGCGACACGTGA
- a CDS encoding GAP family protein — protein MNGALGPLLPAAMTVFVSPMPIVAVLLLLFSHRGLVPAAVYAGGWVLGIGLEVTLFTLLGGAVFGTGSQLGATVGGIVDLVVAATMFALAAVAWHGRPRAGDASRPPRWMSAVDGISPWGALALALVFAIFSPVNLAVTAEAGATIASAGLGVAATSIVATAFVVVGTASITGPVVAFAVARDRVRSPLEAARAWLVEYNAVVLTVLLTVIGADFLGQGIGALWP, from the coding sequence GTGAACGGTGCCCTCGGCCCCCTCCTCCCGGCGGCGATGACGGTGTTCGTCAGCCCCATGCCGATCGTCGCCGTGCTGCTGCTGCTGTTCTCGCACCGGGGCCTCGTCCCCGCCGCGGTCTACGCCGGCGGCTGGGTGCTCGGCATCGGGCTCGAGGTCACGTTGTTCACGCTCCTCGGCGGTGCCGTGTTCGGCACGGGCTCCCAGCTCGGTGCGACCGTCGGCGGCATCGTCGACCTGGTGGTCGCCGCGACGATGTTCGCGCTGGCCGCCGTCGCCTGGCACGGGCGCCCTCGCGCGGGCGATGCGAGCCGGCCACCGCGGTGGATGAGTGCCGTCGACGGCATCTCGCCATGGGGCGCGCTCGCGCTCGCCCTCGTGTTCGCGATCTTCAGTCCGGTGAACCTCGCGGTCACGGCCGAGGCGGGGGCCACGATCGCCTCCGCCGGCCTCGGGGTCGCTGCGACCTCGATCGTCGCGACCGCGTTCGTCGTCGTCGGCACCGCGTCGATCACGGGGCCGGTCGTTGCGTTCGCCGTCGCCCGCGATCGGGTACGTTCGCCATTGGAAGCCGCGCGTGCCTGGCTGGTGGAGTACAACGCCGTCGTGCTCACCGTGCTGCTGACGGTCATCGGCGCGGACTTCCTCGGACAAGGGATCGGAGCACTGTGGCCGTGA
- a CDS encoding ion channel protein has protein sequence MDETRPAPRVRDLAILAIPTIVVGVGSAFLLWLLDLAAEGLHDVIWDAVPEAIGIGPDAPLWIFTVLTLTGAAVGAAVWLLPGHGGPDSALGELDAPPPKLIALPSLALVVTIGLAGGVSLGPENPIIGINTALTIAVLARVAAKIPTKLAATLAMAATIGALFGTPVAAALVLTGAVAAVKGGGSLWDKLFLPLAAAGAGAMTMHLLGGSSLTFTLQPMGGVEAIDLLTGTIVACIAALVGLIGVFALPVVHRIFHSMRNPLVYTTIGGALLGVLGIIGGPITLFKGLNETGELLANPDDYSPGQLALFAAVKLVALVIAAAAGFRGGRVFPIVFIGTALGLLAYAVVPDMPISLAVACAVLGITLVATRDGWIGIFLGAAIVGDTTVLPLLCVIVLPVWLIVTKAPEFIAHDERPKAEEAAP, from the coding sequence GTGGACGAGACGCGACCGGCGCCGAGGGTGCGCGATCTCGCGATCCTCGCGATCCCGACCATCGTGGTCGGCGTCGGTTCGGCGTTCCTGCTCTGGCTGCTCGACCTCGCGGCCGAGGGCCTGCACGACGTGATCTGGGACGCCGTGCCCGAGGCGATCGGCATCGGGCCCGACGCCCCGCTCTGGATCTTCACCGTGCTGACCCTCACCGGCGCCGCGGTGGGCGCCGCCGTGTGGCTGCTGCCGGGGCACGGCGGCCCCGACTCCGCGCTCGGCGAGCTCGACGCCCCGCCGCCGAAGCTCATCGCGCTTCCCTCGCTCGCGCTCGTGGTGACGATCGGACTCGCCGGCGGGGTCAGCCTCGGCCCCGAGAACCCCATCATCGGCATCAACACCGCCCTCACGATCGCGGTGCTGGCCCGCGTCGCCGCGAAGATCCCGACGAAGCTCGCCGCCACCCTCGCGATGGCGGCCACGATCGGGGCGCTGTTCGGCACCCCCGTCGCGGCGGCGCTCGTGCTCACCGGTGCAGTGGCTGCGGTCAAGGGCGGCGGCTCGCTGTGGGACAAGCTGTTCCTGCCGCTCGCGGCGGCCGGTGCCGGCGCCATGACGATGCACCTGCTCGGCGGGTCGTCGCTCACGTTCACCCTGCAGCCGATGGGCGGGGTCGAGGCGATCGACCTCCTGACCGGCACGATCGTCGCGTGCATCGCCGCACTCGTCGGCCTCATCGGCGTGTTCGCGCTGCCGGTCGTGCACCGCATCTTCCATTCGATGCGCAACCCGCTCGTCTACACCACGATCGGCGGTGCGCTGCTCGGCGTGCTCGGCATCATCGGCGGACCGATCACCCTCTTCAAGGGGCTCAACGAGACGGGCGAACTGCTCGCGAACCCCGACGACTACTCGCCGGGCCAGCTCGCGCTGTTCGCCGCGGTCAAGCTCGTCGCGCTCGTCATCGCGGCCGCTGCCGGGTTCCGCGGCGGCCGGGTGTTCCCGATCGTGTTCATCGGCACCGCGCTCGGCCTCCTCGCCTACGCGGTCGTGCCCGACATGCCCATCTCGCTCGCCGTGGCGTGCGCCGTGCTCGGCATCACCCTCGTCGCCACCCGTGACGGCTGGATCGGCATCTTCCTCGGTGCGGCGATCGTGGGCGACACCACGGTGCTGCCGCTCCTCTGCGTGATCGTGCTGCCGGTGTGGCTCATCGTGACGAAGGCGCCCGAGTTCATCGCCCACGACGAACGCCCGAAGGCCGAGGAGGCTGCCCCGTGA
- a CDS encoding amino acid permease, translated as MSNPDTATETDAATDAERGVGEAPRDTLRRGLSARHIRFIALGSAIGTGLFYGSSAAIQAAGPAVLLAYMLGGAVIFIVMRALGEMAVRHPVAGSFGQYASRYVGPFAGFLTGWTYTFEMFVVALADVTAFGVYMGFWFPDVERWVWILAIVFVIAAVNLASVKVFGELEFWFSLVKITAIIAMIAGGIAIIVFGIANGSDGASGVQNLFVDGFAPNGVWGILASLTIVMFAFGGTEVIGITAGEAQNPKQVLPKAINSVPVRILLFYVLTLAVIMMLQPWTTIDGEASPFVSIFSSLGLDGAAHVLNAVVVTAALSAINADIFGAGRMLHGLAEQGHAPKAFQRTTRNGVPFMTVLAMVVALLVGVLLNIWFHDQIFFLIAALATFATVVVWLMILVSHLRMKREIARERWLPSEFPVPFFPVTVWAALGVIGLVIVLIGIMPESRPALVVGVVWLALLGLGYLVFVRGAGRKRVELVDETAAIPVVGDGPVVVDDVESGDRY; from the coding sequence GTGAGCAACCCAGACACCGCCACCGAGACGGATGCCGCGACCGACGCCGAGCGCGGCGTCGGCGAAGCGCCCCGCGACACCCTGCGCCGCGGGCTCAGCGCACGTCACATCCGGTTCATCGCCCTCGGCTCGGCGATCGGCACCGGACTGTTCTACGGATCGTCCGCGGCCATCCAGGCGGCGGGTCCCGCGGTCCTCCTCGCCTACATGCTCGGCGGCGCGGTGATCTTCATCGTCATGCGCGCGCTCGGCGAGATGGCGGTGCGGCATCCCGTCGCCGGGTCGTTCGGCCAGTACGCGTCGCGCTACGTCGGGCCGTTCGCCGGGTTCCTGACCGGGTGGACGTACACGTTCGAGATGTTCGTGGTCGCGCTCGCCGACGTGACCGCCTTCGGGGTGTACATGGGGTTCTGGTTCCCCGACGTCGAGCGCTGGGTGTGGATCCTCGCGATCGTGTTCGTCATCGCGGCCGTCAACCTCGCGAGCGTCAAGGTCTTCGGCGAGCTCGAGTTCTGGTTCTCGCTCGTCAAGATCACCGCGATCATCGCCATGATCGCGGGCGGCATCGCGATCATCGTCTTCGGCATCGCGAACGGGTCGGACGGCGCCTCGGGCGTGCAGAACCTCTTCGTCGACGGCTTCGCGCCGAACGGCGTGTGGGGCATCCTCGCGTCGCTCACGATCGTCATGTTCGCGTTCGGCGGCACCGAGGTCATCGGCATCACGGCCGGTGAGGCGCAGAACCCCAAGCAGGTGCTCCCGAAGGCGATCAACTCGGTGCCCGTGCGCATCCTGCTGTTCTACGTGCTCACGCTCGCGGTCATCATGATGCTGCAGCCGTGGACCACGATCGACGGCGAGGCGAGCCCGTTCGTGTCGATCTTCAGCAGCCTGGGCCTCGACGGCGCCGCCCACGTGCTCAACGCGGTCGTCGTCACGGCCGCGCTCTCGGCCATCAACGCCGACATCTTCGGCGCCGGACGCATGCTGCACGGCCTCGCCGAGCAGGGCCACGCGCCGAAGGCGTTCCAGCGCACGACCCGCAACGGCGTGCCGTTCATGACCGTGCTCGCGATGGTCGTGGCGCTCCTCGTCGGGGTGTTGCTGAACATCTGGTTCCACGACCAGATCTTCTTCCTGATCGCGGCGCTGGCGACCTTCGCGACGGTCGTGGTGTGGCTCATGATCCTCGTGTCGCACCTGCGCATGAAGCGCGAGATCGCCCGCGAACGGTGGTTGCCCTCCGAGTTCCCGGTGCCCTTCTTCCCCGTGACGGTCTGGGCGGCGCTCGGCGTCATCGGCCTCGTGATCGTGCTGATCGGCATCATGCCGGAGTCGCGACCGGCGCTCGTGGTCGGCGTCGTCTGGCTGGCCCTCCTCGGCCTCGGCTACCTCGTCTTCGTGCGCGGCGCGGGCCGCAAGCGGGTCGAGCTCGTCGACGAGACGGCGGCGATCCCGGTCGTCGGCGACGGCCCGGTGGTCGTCGACGACGTGGAGTCCGGCGACCGGTACTGA